The window CCATTTCTGAAAATTTATCAATAGTTATTTTTGATTCTGTTATAAAAGTACTAATTGTGTCTGAATCTTTAAAAGTAACTGTTTTTAATTCATTTAAAGAAGCTATATCAATTTGTTTTGCAGCAGTTGGGTAAGTAACTGTTGGGATAGCTTGACTATTATCTTTAGATCATTCAGCATAGTCTTTAGCACCTTGAGTGTTTCATTCTGAAGCACTAAAATTACCATTTACTGTTACTTTTGCATCTTTAATAGCATCTTTAATATCTGCAGCATTATTAAAGTATTTATCAGGGTTTGCTTTGATATCATCACTTATCAAAGTATTAGTATCTTTTCTGTTGTCTGCAGAAGTATCATAAACACCTGTTAATTTACCACTTAAATTAACTTCTGATTTTAAGTCTGGTTTAACAGAAGTTTGTGTTTGTTGGTCTCCACCTTGACCACCATTACCATTTACATTGTTATCACTTGTTGAAGAACAAGAAGAAACAATTACTGGAACTGTTGCAACAATTCCAAAAGCCCCGGTTAATGCAAGAGCTTTCAATAATTTAATTTTTTTAATTTTCATAATATTTAGTTAATAATTATTACCTTTCAAATTTTGAAATTATAAAAAAGACAAATTTAACAGTTAAATAGAAAAAATAGTTTGTAGAAATAACTGGAATTATTTCTAAAAAATTCAAACAATATGCAAATATTTTTTGTCTTTTATTTGATTTTGGTTACAAATTATCAACAATAAGAATCATTTTTGGTATATAAATGAAATATGTTAAATAGATAAAAATCAAAAAAGTAGAGTTAATTCCAGTTAACTCTACTTTTTTTAATATAGTTTGTTTTAAAAAAACTTAATCTTTTAGTTTACTTTAAGACTTACATCAAATGAGAAATCTTTTTCA is drawn from Malacoplasma penetrans HF-2 and contains these coding sequences:
- a CDS encoding P35 family lipoprotein, whose amino-acid sequence is MKIKKIKLLKALALTGAFGIVATVPVIVSSCSSTSDNNVNGNGGQGGDQQTQTSVKPDLKSEVNLSGKLTGVYDTSADNRKDTNTLISDDIKANPDKYFNNAADIKDAIKDAKVTVNGNFSASEWNTQGAKDYAEWSKDNSQAIPTVTYPTAAKQIDIASLNELKTVTFKDSDTISTFITESKITIDKFSEMEKFRVENKLHLSSGDLLHVNLKADNKTTGQAGLNLDLQIPVSNINLKTSLTVSVDATTNTTGNKIEAVSDLKTNFSYNIGIDSTVNFTDPKISQSLTKTEADDATEVLKKLGYAGTDGTIDNDKVSAAIGVYNCKFTAVSSKEDTTVSAKTGKKAYKVTLSAEPFDSNYVWDDGQIGAKQVDFTVQLTVNN